The DNA region TACACACTCCACGCCAAACACCACATTCAGGACTAATGCTTAATTAGTTCTATGCCTAATTTGCTCCCTATTTCCATAACATTATTTGTAAAGTCTGTCATACCTGCAATCGGGGCAGCAGCTACACTAGCAGCAGTTAGTAAAGCTACTAGACGCTTTCTGAGTTTGGGTAAATTGCGTTCTTTTTCTGGTTTTTGAATTTCTACTTCTACATCATCAATATCAATGGTGATGTCTTCACGGATTTCTGTTGGAAATTGGGCGGCAGTTTGGCGCATGGTGCTGATAATTTGCATTAGTTCTGCTACGCTTGCACCGTTTGTTTGAGTTAAGTCATTAGACATCTCCGGTAATTAAATGTGCGTGGTTTGAAACCCTTGTAGAGACGTTCCGGCGGAACGTCTCTACCATATTTCCGGAGAGGTCTATTGATATTGCAGCATTACGCCACTGCGCCAATAGATTTGGTTATGGATTTTTTCGTGGGTGTTAACAATGAAGCGGGAGATGATGCTTTCGGGGAGAACTTTGTAATGGTATTGAAATTCCAGGGTTTCGCCTTCTAGTTCTGTTTTGTCTGGTTGGTCTTTAGGCAGAAGTCCCGCAATCAAGAATTTTGGTGGTTGACATTCTAGTTGAAAGCAAAGCTCAAATTCCTTCATCAGCCCGATTAGATAGTCGTGACGCTGGGTAGGGTAACGCTCTGGATTGAGGATGCGGGAGAGATCATTGTGGGTGAATATGCCTTTGCTTTTAGTTTTGAGGGTTTCATCGCTCAGGAGTGCATAAATACCTTCTGTCACCCAGTTGGGTTTGAGGACGTTGAAATTTTGGAGGATGGGATGATCACGGAAGTTGAGAACTAAGCCAAGTCTATGCAGCAGGTCAATAAGTTGTTCTTGGTTTTGTTCTTCAGGAATCTCGTTTTGATAGCAGATGCCAATATAGTTACTGTAGGTGATGAAGTCTTCATTCATGGATTCAAGTTGTTGTTTAACTTCAAACCATGAGAGGGGTAGAAGGTCGTAGACTTCTTTGAGGTTGGCGATTTGCTTCAAAATGGCCGTGCGAAGTTCATCAATGCCGATATTGTCTTGGCAGGAAGTTTCAATAATGTCTTGAATATTAGGATATTTTTCCCGTAATGCCTTGCGGTTGATGTCTAGGGGTTGTTCATCTTTTTTGTTGCCAACGATAATCACGGGGGACTGGCCACCAAAGCTTTCAATTAGTTTCAGCCAATATTCGATGCGGTTTTCTTCTTCGCTGGTGCGACAATTACAGACTAGGAGATAGAGGCTACGCTTAGTCAGAAAAAACTGATGGGTGGCGTGATAAATTTCCTGGCCGCCAAAGTCCCAAACATTCAGGCGGATGTCTTTGCTATTTACCTGTACGTTCCAAGTTTCTACATTGAGTCCGTCGGTTTGGGGTTGATTGTTTTCATATTTATTACGGATTAGTCGCTCGATGAGGGATGTTTTGCCGACGCTACCTTGTCCGATGAGTAAGAGTTTGGCTTCGTTGAGTGGACGCACTTCACCGCTACGGAGTAATCGCAAGTAATTGAAAATGTCTTCAACTGAACCAGCATCATCAAAAGAAGATCCTAAAATCTCTGGTGAAATAGGAAGCCGATTTCCCCGTAAATCTAATTTTTCTAATTTCGGTAAACTTTCAATCGCCTCTGGTATCTCCGTTATTTGGTTGTCATTGAGGTAAAGGTGGGTGAGATTGGTTAAATTAGCGATCGCCTCTGGTATCTCGGTGATTTGGTTGGAAAAGAGGTAAAGCTGCGTCAGATTGGTTAATTTGGCAATTGCCTCTGGTATCTCAGTGATTTGGTTGTTATAGAGGACAAGCTGGGTGAGATTGGTTAAATTGGCAATTGCCTCTGGTATCTCAGTGATTTGGTTGTTATAGAGGACAAGCTGGGTGAGATTGGTTAAATTGGCAATCGCCTCTGGTATCTCGGTGATTTGGTTGGAAAAGAGGTAAAGCTGCGTCAGATTGGTTAATTTGGCAATTGCCTCTGGTATCTCGGTGATTTGGTTGTTATAGAGGACAAGCTGGGTGAGATTGGTTAATTTGGCAATTGCCTCTGGTATCTCGGTGATTTGGTTGTTATAGAGGACAAGCTGGGTGAGATTGGTTAATTTGGCAATTGCCTCTGGTATCTCGGTGATTTGGTTGTTATAGAGGACAAGCTGGGTGAGATTGGTTAATTTGGCAATTGCCTCTGGTATCTCGGTGATTTGGTTGTTATTGAGGTAAAGCTGGGTGAGATTGGTTAATTTGGCAATCGCCTCTGGTATCTCGGTCAAATTTTTCCGCGACAAGTCTAACTTTTCCCAACCCTCAGCCGCAGCGCGATCTATCAGTACCAACAACTCATCCTGCTTCATAATTCCAAGGCTAAGGGTAAGAGAAAAGAAGATTGATGGAGATTATTTTAACTTATCAGTGTAAATGCTAGGTTATGGCTGTTTACTGTCAGAATCAGGATGTCCAGGATTCAAGGATGAACAGGATGAAAAGAAGGATTTCATCACCAATTACCCATTACCCATTACCCATTACCAATTACCCATTACCCATTACCCATTACCAGCCTCAACTAGATAACTAGCAACTTGAGTTAGTAATCTATTAGCTGATTTGCAGTAAAATTAGTCCTTTAGAGAGAAGAGGTTTTTTAATGACTCGTGTCATCATTGTGCGTCATGGGCAAAGTACATATAACATTGAACGACGTATCCAAGGACGTACTGATGCGTCAACGTTAACGGATAAAGGTCGGAGCGATGCGGGTAAAGCGGGTAAAGCCCTGAGTAATATAGCATTTACCGCAATATACAGCAGTCCCCTCAACCGAGCGAAGACAACAGCGGAAATTATTCATAATGAGTTGGTGGAAAAGTCTGCTGTGATTCAGGTTTCTGAAAATCTGGTCGAAGTAGATTTACCTTTATGGGCGGGAATGTTATCTGCTGATGTGAAAGAGAAGTTCCCTGATGACTATAGTATTTGGAAAAAACGCCCCCATGAATTGCGGATGATGATTAATGACGCACAGGGGACACAAGAACTATTTCCTGTTCTGTCTTTATATGAACAAGCCAAGCAGTTTTGGCAAGAAATTTTATCTCGTCATCAAGGGGAAACTATTCTTATAGTTGGTCATAATGGTATTAACCGCGCCCTGATTAGTACAGCTTTGGGTATTCTTCCCAGTGGCTATCATGGAATACAACAGTGTAACTGTGGAATTAGCGTTTTGAATTTTGCGGGCGGTTTGGGTGAACCAGTGCAGTTAGAATCAATGAATCAGACGCAACACCTGGGAGAGAGTTTACCTAGTTTGCGACCAAATCATCAGGGATTTAGATTATTATTAGTACGTCACGGGGAAACAGAATGGAATCGTCAAGGTAAGTTTCAAGGACAAATTGACGTTCCTCTCAATGATAATGGCAGAAACCAAGCCGGAAAAGCTGGGGAGTTTCTCAAAGATGTGGCGATTGATTTTGCTTTTAGCAGCACTATGGCACGTCCGAAAGAAACAGCGGAAATTATTCTCAAGCAGCATCCTGATGTCAAGTTGCAATTACTAGATGGTTTAAGAGAAATCAGTCACGGAACCTGGGAAGGTAAATTTGAAGCCGAAATAGAACAGGAATTTCCCGGAGAGTTGGAACGCTGGCGCACTCATCCCGCCGAAGTGCAGATGCCGGCAGGGGAAAATTTACAACAGGTACGGGAACGCAGTGTAGCCGCTTGGCAGTCAATATTACAAGCTGCTGAGGAAAATCAACTCCAAACCGGTTTGGTAGTGGCTCACGATGCGACGAATAAAACCTTGCTATGTCATATCCTGGGTTTATCACTAGAAAATTTCTGGAATTTCCGTCAAGGTAACGGTGCAGTTAGTGTGATTGACTACCCTTCAGGAGCAAGTGGTTTACCTGTGCTGCAAGCGATGAATATTACTGGTCATTTAAGTGGGGGTGTACTGGATAAAACGGCAGCAGGAGCATTGTAGGATATTGGTTTAGGCTTATGCTACGCTATGCTATCGGCTGTCGGTGATGGAATTTTAGATTTTGGATTTTGGATTTTAGATTTTTCCATTATAGCCATGGACAGGGTGGTTAGGACATCAATTGATAATGAAACTCCCACTACAAAAGGGTTTTACTCCTGACTCCTGCTATAATTCCAAATCCGAAATTTAAATTTTGCATCTTCAAGAAATAAAATAAACAAACTACTGACTCACTCATAGGTAATAGCCGATAGATACAATGACAACTGAACTGCTGCAAAAAGTACGGGTAATCGATCCGGTTTCGGAAACTGACCAAATAGCTGATGTGTTAATTGTTGATGGTTATATCCAAGCAATTGCACCGCAAATTTCTGATATTAGCGCCGATATTTCTATTAAAGATTGTCGGGGTTTGGTGATCGGTGCTGGGTTGGTGGATTTATATAGTCATTCCGGTGAACCAGGGTTTGAAGAAAGAGAAACTTTAATTTCTTTTTTGCAAGCTGCATCTGCTGGTGGTTTCACGAGAGTGAGTGTTTTACCTGATACATTTCCGGCTATTGATAACCCGGCTCTGGTGGCACAGTTGCAGAAGCAAATTAAATTAGAGGAGAGTTTACATTCTTCTTCTCCCCTGCACCCCTGCACCCCTGCACCCCTGCTTCAAGTTTGGGGTGCTATTACCTCTGATTTAGCTGGTAAGCAATTAACAGAGTTTGCTGATTTAGCTACTGCTGGGGTTGTGGGTTTTACGGATGCTAAACCTTGGGAAAATTTGGGTATAGTTAGGCGGGTTTTGGAATATTTGCAACCTTTTGGTAAACCTGTGGCGTTTTGGCCATGCGATCGCCATTTATCAGCAAATGGGGTAATGCGGGAAAGTGGGGAGGCTTTGCGGATCGGTTTACCCCCTATTCCAGCTAGTGCGGAAACAAGTGCGATCGCTGCTTTGTTGGAATTAGTCGCCGATATCAGAACTCCTGTTCATATTATGCGGGTTTCTACAGCCCGGAGTGTGGAATTAATCGCCACTGCAAAGTTTCAAGGTTTACCAGTGACAGCCAGCACCACTTGGATGCACCTGTTACGAGATACCACAGATGTGAAGAGTTATCATACAGCCTTGCATTTAGACCCGCCTTTAGGTAATCCTAGTGATGTAGCGGCTTTGCGTGGGGGTGTGCGTGGAGGTGTGATAGATGCGATCGCTATTGATCATGCAGCTTACACCTATGAAGAGAAAGTTCAGGCTTTTGCTGAATCACCACCGGGGGCAATTGGTTTAGAATTAGCATTACCTTTATTGTGGCAAAATCTGGTAGAAACTGGAGAATTTACAGCTTTAGAATTATGGCGAGTTTTAAGTAATCAACCAGCAGCGTGTTTACAACAAGAAATTAAACCTATTAAACCCGGTGAAAAAGCCGAATTAACATTATTTGACCCTGAGGAAATCTGGACAGTTAATAGAGAGAATCTTTATACACTTTCTAATAATACACCTTGGTTTGGACAACAAATAAAAGGTCGCGTTTTGCAAACTTGGTGTTAAAGCAGGTGACAGGTGACAGAGAAGGAAGTGATACTTATTTCCTGTTCCCTGTTCCCTGTTACCTGTTCCCTTATGTCAGTTCTAACCAACCTTGATAACCAGTAACAATGCGATCGCCATCTTTGAGAACGTGAACTTCTATTTGATCACTAGCCCAACTAATTTGATCTTTAAATTCTGGGTTAAATACATGAACTTGTTGATTTTTAGAAGAAACGGGAGACAAGGGAGAATTAATTGCTTGAGACTGGACAAAAGGACCGTCAATTAAAATATCTAATTGTGCTAACAATTCTTGAGAACCGGGAGGCGCTGATTCAGATTGTAATTGCTTGAGAGTAAAACCAGTAAAAGCCATCACATTTAGCCCAGCGGCTTTAACTTTACGTGCTAAACTTGCCAGTGCGGATGCTTGCCAAAATGGTTCACCACCAGAGAAAGTTACACCTGTATTATGGGGATTTTTGAGAATATCTTCAGCTAGGGTATCAATAGCCACTAACTTGTTAATTTCAAAAGTCCAAGAGTCGGGATTAAAGCAACCATCACACTCACGGGGACAACCTTGCACCCAAACCACAGCCCGACAACCAGGACCATTAACTTCTGACTTATCAACATAACCCATAATATTCAGATAGCCAGCGGGAATTTCTTTGAGTGCTGATAAGATTTCTGTTGTTGTTGTAGCCATCTTTATTAACTCCTTAAAAATACAACAGTAAGCAATTAGGTAATTCGTAATTCGTAATTAGGGTTTGCTGAAAAAGTCTTGTCGTGGAGACAGGGAACTCTTAACAGGGAACAGGGAACAGTTTCAAGAGTTGGATGGGAGCAATTTTTACTGGGAATCAAACTGAAATGCAAGGTTTTCAAGTTCCCACGCCATAAAATCTTGCACTTTTTGAAAGTCAAAATTCCTCAAACCTTTTACCTGTAAAGTTTTCCAATTTATTCAGCAAGCCCTAATTAGGAAAGACTCTTACCTGTCACCTGTCACCTGTCACCTAGTATGGGATAGCGCACAGGAATTTTAGTAGCAGTGTGAATTTTTTGTGCCATAGCACTGAGTTCTTCCGGGGTTAGCAATTTGAAATTCTCACAAGCATAGGCGCGAGATTCAGCAATATCATTACCTCTGGATTCTAACTGACTAACTAAGACGCGGGGGCGGGAAGGAATGTTAATTTGTATTTCATCAGGTTGGAGAACTTTAAGCAAATGGATATAACCTGCTTGGGTTTCCGCTGTCCAAGAAGACAAAATCATGGTTTGTATTGCCATCCTTCCCTGATATTCCTGTCTAAATTGTGTAATTCCCTGAATAATATCTGGTAAATCAATCTTCTCTAGAGGCTGATTAATTTGCCGTAGTTGATTTGACGAAACAGCATCGAGTTTGACGGCGACAATATCCGCTAGTAATAAAGCGTTACGGACGGATTTATCACCTAATAATGTGCTATTCGTTAATACTACTTTTGGTTGTTTAAAGATTTCTTTTATAGCTGCGAGAATTTCTTCTAAATTAAGTGCTAGGGTAGGTTCACCACTACCACTCACAGTCACTACATCTAACTGTATTTCCCTTTGTGCGATCGCTTGCAGTTCAGAGATAATTTGGCTAGTAGGGACAAAAATTTGCTGTTGAGTAGTTTGTTGTTGAATATTACCTAGCTGACAATATATACATTTAAAGGAACAGGTAGATATTATCCCTATAGGATCGATACCGAGCGATCGCCCAAATCGCCCAGATTTTACTGGCCCATACACTGCGGCACAGTGGGGTTTTTGGCTTGATGGTGATGCGCTCATTACTACCTCACAACTTAGCCTAGTTTGATATCTGTCGAGATCATGCAAAACACCAGATTTATTTATAATTTAGAACTAGTTTGTGAGGAAGTTGTGAGGTAAATTCCCAAAGTGAGGAAATGCTGAAAATTGTTAAGGCGATGTCTTAATCACGTAATAATTCAGGAGTCAGAATAATTATCAAATCAGGAATTAAAAGATTCGAGATTTTCACAAAAAAATCAAGCATGATCCTCAACCTTATTTATTCTGCATTCTCTATTCTGTACCCTGAATCGTTACTTAATTACTTCAAACTTTTCTACAGTTAGATATAATTCTTCATCAGCCATCTGAAAATCATAATCAATATTAATTTGGGTGGGATAGCCAAATTTAGGATGATACTTCACAGTTAAACTTGCTGCTTTTCTGTTAATTCCATCTTGGATCACATCAAAAAGCTTGGGAATAGTATCATATTGTTTGAATAGTTCTTTATCTGCCGGCTTACTAGTTGCCACATAAGTAACTGCTGTTGTGACACCATTACGCACTTCAATCACTATCGGTCCCCTAGCTTCGGCTGTACAGAAGCAACTTCTAGTTAGAGTATAGCGATAATTGGCGATTTTTTGTTTTTTCCACAAACGAAGATTAGACTTTAATATTTGTGTATTTTTTTGACTTGGTTGTGCTTGAGTTACCTGTATGGGGGTGGAGATTTTAGAAAAGACTGGTAAGTTGAAACTCAGGGAAATTAGTAATCCTGCACCAATGGCTATAGGTAAACGCATATTTATTTTGATCCTGTGTTGGTTGATGTGTTTTCTTGGTAGGGTGGGCAATGCCCAGCAGCAGTTCTTGAGTATTTGCCTGGTGTGAAGGAAATAACAGTTTAATTTTTTATTTTCCTTCTCACTAATTCCCCTTAACTGCTTTACTAAAAATACGACAATAAAACCATGTCATAAGTTCCCTAATAGGAAATAGTACATAAGTTAGCGGGTTTACCGTGACAATAATATTTCTAAAATCCCGCTTGGCTAAAAACAAAATTCCCTGTGCCACTTGGTTAGCTGACATCACACCATAGGGATTAAGTTGACTTTTGAAAGGACCCAAAATCAATTTTCTAATGACACAAACTCCATCCAACCGTTTGAGAGTAATAATATCACCTAACGCCCTTTTGCTAAGTTCATACAGAGGACTTAAAGCTGGTGAAACTTCCGCTTCTGATGTGTTTACCCAAATTTCTTTAGTAGCTTTTGCGTCTGATCCAGTAACAGTTTCTGAGAATATATCTATCAACCGCAAAGCTGAGAAAGTGTTAACTTCGTAAGAATTGTAAATAGCTGTGGATGTGCGATCGCCATAAACATTTACCCCATGATTGATAATTAAAATATCAACCTTTTCTAAATTGGCTTTTAGTGCCGCTTCATTCCCCAATTCCCAAGAAATTACTTTTAACCCGGTTTGTAAATCTATTTTATCTGGGTTAGTTGTTAAAGCAATAACTTTGGCATTATGCTTAATTAGTTCTGCGGTTAATGCTTGTCCTAAAGCCCCAGAAGCACCAGTTAAAGCAATGGTTTTACCTTTCAGAGAAAGTCCGGTTCCTAGTATTCTATCCACGAGAGGAAATACACCACTGTAATAAGCATTAACATCATCAAAATGATGTCGCCAATGATAAGTTCTATTCACGAACCAAACAGAAGGAATGGCTTCTAAAGGTCCAGGTAAATGGTTGTAATCTGTGTCTATTGTACCTTGAAAATATCGCAAAGATGCACCATATAAAAAAGTGACAGCATAAGCGACTCCCAACCATAACCCCCATTGCTGAACAACTAAAGCAATTATTGTTAATAGAACTACCAGTATAATTGACTCAACTATGTCGTGATACAACTGGGAATCTAAGTAAGCTTTTTGGGAAACTAACGTTAAATCCCGACGGTAAGCTGCATGATGCTTATTATGCCATTTTGCCAGCCAGGTGACTTGATGACACAAAGCATGGTAAATATCTCTTAATATCTCCGCAAGCAACAGGGAAGAAACGCCCCAGGTAGTGAACTGTACGCAGTTGTTTACTAACACCCAATCAATTGTTAAGCTTTGAGCCAAAATCATCATATTTCTGGTGACACATTTTTTCTTAATTCTTCTTCATAATAAATAATGATGACCCAAATTTCTGAAGATGTTAATTTTGGTGGGTAGTCTCCAATAATTTTACACTGGCGTAAAGTGCATCTATATAAGGTGTAGGTGTTTGCGTGAGTTTACCTAATTCTATCACTGCGCCAACAATCGCTTCTATTTCCGTTGGTCGTCCCGCTTCGATATCTTGTAACATTGATGTTTTATGAGCGCCAACTTTTTCTGCGCCATCAATTCGCTGTTCTAAGCTAATGCCAAAATTGATACCTAATTTTTCTGCGATCACTTGCGCTTCTAGCATCATATTTTTAGCTAGTTCACGGGTAAGAGGGTATTGGGCAATGGCTTCTAGAGTTGCACCAGTTAAGGCACTGATGGGATTAAAAGCGATATTTCCCCATAATTTTATCCATATTTCTGTTCTAATTTGATTACGTACAGGGGCTTTAAATCCAGCTTTTTTCAAAGTTTGGGATAATAATTGGATACGTTCAGTTTTAGAACCGTCAATTTCTCCCAGGGTAAATCTTTCACCTTCAATGTGCTTAATTACTCCCGGTTCGACTATTTCTGCCGCAGGATAAACCACACAACCAATTACCCGGTCAACATTAATACAGTTTTCAATAATACCATCTGGGTCAACAGATTTTATGTTTGTTCCCTCATACTCACCCCCATGTTTGCGGAAGTACCACCAAGGAACACCATTTTGGGCTGTAACTACCATTGTTTTTTCATGGTAGACATGGGGAAGAGAAGGCGCAATCGCACTCACGCTAGTAGTTTTTACGGCTAAAATTACAACATCTTGGGGAGAAACTTCTGTAATATCACTTGTAGCTAAAGCTGGAGTAGCAACCAAGTCAGAAGCATCAGCAGATATTAACCTCAGTCCATTTTTTTTGATGGCTTCTAAATGGGAACCGCGAGCAATTAAAGTTACCTCTTCACCTGCTAAACTTAACTTAGCTCCGAGATAACCACCAATAGCACCAGCACCAACAATACAGATTTTCATATATTCAATAATTTCGCCATTGTTAACCGTTGTAACTTACCCGTAGCACCACGAGGTAAAGCTTCTAAAATGTGAATTTGTTTAGGTACTTTAAAATCAGCTAACATAGTTGAGCAATGTTGCTGAAGTTCCTTTTCACTAACTTCTAATTTCAGGACAACAGCAGCATGAATTTCTTCACCTAAACTCTTATGAGGAACTGCAAAAGCTAAAGCTTCAGCAACCGCAGGATGACGTAATAAAACATCATCAACTTCCAAAGGTGAAATTTTTTCCCCACCTCGGTTAATTAATTCTTTAATTCTCCCAGTTAACCGCAGATATCCATCCGCATCTATTTTTCCCTGATCTCCAGTACGAAACCAACCATTAACAAAAGCAGTCGCGTTAGCATCGGGATTATTTTCATAACCATCAATAACGTTTGCACCTTTAACAACTACTTCCCCTAAACTACCTTGAGGTAATAAATTACCTTCCTCATCCATAATTCCCACATCTACATTAAAACCATAACCCACAGTTCCCGGTTTACGGATTTTTGGTGGTAAGGGATTTGTTGACATTAAGTGTGCTGCTTCCGTCATACTGTAAGATTCTAAAACGGGAGAATTTAAAGTATTTTCCAT from Anabaena sphaerica FACHB-251 includes:
- a CDS encoding histidine phosphatase family protein; its protein translation is MTRVIIVRHGQSTYNIERRIQGRTDASTLTDKGRSDAGKAGKALSNIAFTAIYSSPLNRAKTTAEIIHNELVEKSAVIQVSENLVEVDLPLWAGMLSADVKEKFPDDYSIWKKRPHELRMMINDAQGTQELFPVLSLYEQAKQFWQEILSRHQGETILIVGHNGINRALISTALGILPSGYHGIQQCNCGISVLNFAGGLGEPVQLESMNQTQHLGESLPSLRPNHQGFRLLLVRHGETEWNRQGKFQGQIDVPLNDNGRNQAGKAGEFLKDVAIDFAFSSTMARPKETAEIILKQHPDVKLQLLDGLREISHGTWEGKFEAEIEQEFPGELERWRTHPAEVQMPAGENLQQVRERSVAAWQSILQAAEENQLQTGLVVAHDATNKTLLCHILGLSLENFWNFRQGNGAVSVIDYPSGASGLPVLQAMNITGHLSGGVLDKTAAGAL
- a CDS encoding dihydroorotase; its protein translation is MTTELLQKVRVIDPVSETDQIADVLIVDGYIQAIAPQISDISADISIKDCRGLVIGAGLVDLYSHSGEPGFEERETLISFLQAASAGGFTRVSVLPDTFPAIDNPALVAQLQKQIKLEESLHSSSPLHPCTPAPLLQVWGAITSDLAGKQLTEFADLATAGVVGFTDAKPWENLGIVRRVLEYLQPFGKPVAFWPCDRHLSANGVMRESGEALRIGLPPIPASAETSAIAALLELVADIRTPVHIMRVSTARSVELIATAKFQGLPVTASTTWMHLLRDTTDVKSYHTALHLDPPLGNPSDVAALRGGVRGGVIDAIAIDHAAYTYEEKVQAFAESPPGAIGLELALPLLWQNLVETGEFTALELWRVLSNQPAACLQQEIKPIKPGEKAELTLFDPEEIWTVNRENLYTLSNNTPWFGQQIKGRVLQTWC
- a CDS encoding 4Fe-4S single cluster domain-containing protein, whose amino-acid sequence is MATTTTEILSALKEIPAGYLNIMGYVDKSEVNGPGCRAVVWVQGCPRECDGCFNPDSWTFEINKLVAIDTLAEDILKNPHNTGVTFSGGEPFWQASALASLARKVKAAGLNVMAFTGFTLKQLQSESAPPGSQELLAQLDILIDGPFVQSQAINSPLSPVSSKNQQVHVFNPEFKDQISWASDQIEVHVLKDGDRIVTGYQGWLELT
- a CDS encoding radical SAM protein, translated to MSASPSSQKPHCAAVYGPVKSGRFGRSLGIDPIGIISTCSFKCIYCQLGNIQQQTTQQQIFVPTSQIISELQAIAQREIQLDVVTVSGSGEPTLALNLEEILAAIKEIFKQPKVVLTNSTLLGDKSVRNALLLADIVAVKLDAVSSNQLRQINQPLEKIDLPDIIQGITQFRQEYQGRMAIQTMILSSWTAETQAGYIHLLKVLQPDEIQINIPSRPRVLVSQLESRGNDIAESRAYACENFKLLTPEELSAMAQKIHTATKIPVRYPILGDR
- a CDS encoding DUF6174 domain-containing protein, producing MRLPIAIGAGLLISLSFNLPVFSKISTPIQVTQAQPSQKNTQILKSNLRLWKKQKIANYRYTLTRSCFCTAEARGPIVIEVRNGVTTAVTYVATSKPADKELFKQYDTIPKLFDVIQDGINRKAASLTVKYHPKFGYPTQINIDYDFQMADEELYLTVEKFEVIK
- a CDS encoding bifunctional sterol desaturase/short chain dehydrogenase → MILAQSLTIDWVLVNNCVQFTTWGVSSLLLAEILRDIYHALCHQVTWLAKWHNKHHAAYRRDLTLVSQKAYLDSQLYHDIVESIILVVLLTIIALVVQQWGLWLGVAYAVTFLYGASLRYFQGTIDTDYNHLPGPLEAIPSVWFVNRTYHWRHHFDDVNAYYSGVFPLVDRILGTGLSLKGKTIALTGASGALGQALTAELIKHNAKVIALTTNPDKIDLQTGLKVISWELGNEAALKANLEKVDILIINHGVNVYGDRTSTAIYNSYEVNTFSALRLIDIFSETVTGSDAKATKEIWVNTSEAEVSPALSPLYELSKRALGDIITLKRLDGVCVIRKLILGPFKSQLNPYGVMSANQVAQGILFLAKRDFRNIIVTVNPLTYVLFPIRELMTWFYCRIFSKAVKGN
- a CDS encoding 2-dehydropantoate 2-reductase yields the protein MKICIVGAGAIGGYLGAKLSLAGEEVTLIARGSHLEAIKKNGLRLISADASDLVATPALATSDITEVSPQDVVILAVKTTSVSAIAPSLPHVYHEKTMVVTAQNGVPWWYFRKHGGEYEGTNIKSVDPDGIIENCINVDRVIGCVVYPAAEIVEPGVIKHIEGERFTLGEIDGSKTERIQLLSQTLKKAGFKAPVRNQIRTEIWIKLWGNIAFNPISALTGATLEAIAQYPLTRELAKNMMLEAQVIAEKLGINFGISLEQRIDGAEKVGAHKTSMLQDIEAGRPTEIEAIVGAVIELGKLTQTPTPYIDALYASVKLLETTHQN